The following is a genomic window from Chryseobacterium ginsenosidimutans.
TAAAGGAACATTCCCGACATTAAAAGAAATCTCAACATCAAGATCAATTGTTCCGGCAGTTTGCAAAGCAACATTTGAAAAAGGAAACTGATAATATTCGTATCTTCTCAAAACTCTTTTCCTATCTAAAGCACTTGCTCCGTCGATATGAATCAAAGCTCTGTTTGTAAAGCAATATTCATCTCTTTTAGATTTAATTAAGAAGAAAATTTTCTCATTATCTTCCGATAAAATATAATCATCAGAATCTACTTTATCATAATCCTGAGAAGGAATAATTTTACCGATATCTCCCAACCCTAAAGCTTCTGCAGCTAATTTTTTGAACATAATTTAATTTTAATTTGTAGTTTATTAATTGAATAAAATTAAGAAAATAAGTGAAATAAAATCAAAAAAATATTTAAGAAAGAACAAAA
Proteins encoded in this region:
- a CDS encoding PH domain-containing protein, encoding MFKKLAAEALGLGDIGKIIPSQDYDKVDSDDYILSEDNEKIFFLIKSKRDEYCFTNRALIHIDGASALDRKRVLRRYEYYQFPFSNVALQTAGTIDLDVEISFNVGNVPLMISVAKGQIDQLKDLYKALLAIQQVVHHNHSLLNFSNDSLQKAITTVAAGKQESVSKSQELRTINEYIFAWNTTSFDKYTQKDFSKVFEKYINN